The proteins below come from a single Aspergillus oryzae RIB40 DNA, chromosome 5 genomic window:
- a CDS encoding uncharacterized protein (predicted protein), giving the protein MSGNKSDRSLSPAAMSEESRRELLARQHRALYGNESPAFFPPGSFADDNPRSESQGGGTPTSATGVRGPSPRGVDPFGMAQTPVQGSTDNVAQAAASLQSPSRATSTSSPSSGINPVFGKYDNAEQPMTSTSSPGRADSPSARQAHSKPTGGPIGSVGPIGSRPVQPAGQAQAANPALNKRSTTPLPSPLGFGFTPGDAGATNDRSASSASNPSTSASAGTPGMKESTGGVALGWGNGGGVWGSKNGLGVQASVWG; this is encoded by the coding sequence ATGTCTGGAAACAAATCCGATCGTTCGCTCAGTCCGGCCGCCATGAGCGAAGAAAGCCGTCGAGAACTCCTGGCTCGCCAGCATAGGGCTTTGTACGGCAACGAAAGCCCCGCCTTCTTCCCGCCTGGCAGTTTTGCGGATGACAACCCACGATCGGAGAGCCAGGGGGGTGGCACCCCAACATCTGCCACTGGTGTCCGTGGCCCATCTCCGCGCGGTGTTGATCCTTTCGGCATGGCCCAGACCCCGGTCCAAGGTAGCACTGATAATGTTGCTCAAGCCGCCGCGTctcttcaatctccttccCGCGCAACTAGTACGTCCTCCCCGAGCTCGGGCATTAACCCTGTCTTCGGCAAGTACGACAACGCCGAGCAACCGATGACCTCGACCTCCTCCCCCGGGAGGGCTGACTCGCCTTCCGCGAGGCAGGCGCATTCGAAGCCAACCGGTGGTCCCATTGGCTCCGTGGGCCCTATCGGCTCTCGCCCAGTTCAGCCAGCAGGTCAAGCTCAGGCTGCCAACCCGGCACTGAACAAACGCTCCACGACACCCCTGCCATCTCCTCTTGGTTTCGGCTTCACACCTGGTGACGCAGGCGCAACCAATGATCGTTCGGCCTCGTCGGCCTCAAACCCCTCCACTTCCGCTTCCGCAGGAACTCCCGGTATGAAAGAGTCTACTGGTGGTGTGGCGCTCGGATGGGGTAATGGCGGTGGCGTTTGGGGATCGAAGAACGGACTGGGCGTCCAAGCCTCCGTCTGGGGTTGA
- a CDS encoding DUF914 domain membrane protein (predicted membrane protein), producing MSDVKDQITVQASAATPHDNSSLAQFPKDDTSAGAGANAREVDSASEEAPADLIDKKKKGFLAYFTTKEFYIILILGQILAITNTATSTFSTLLSNEGTSIPAFQTFFNYVLLNIMFTPYTMYRYGIKGWAQMVWKTGWKYIILAFCDVEGNYFIVLAYRYTTMLSAQLINFWAIAVVVIISFLFLRVRYHITQVLGILVCIGGMGVLIASDHITGTNGGDVSSGNQLKGDLFALLGATFYGLANTGEEYFVSTAPVYEVLGQMAFWGMIINGAQAGIFDRASFRTATWNSQVGGYLAGYTLCLTFFYCMAPLLFRLSSAAFFNISMLTMNFWGVIIGIKVFHYTIHFMYPIAFVLIIVGQLIYFLGRRVLGEARKPWLGKNQERGVSGLFTAKRMIDTEAVAPNHNPNSTTHDSATANNDSLTSHTSPV from the exons ATGTCGGACGTCAAAGATCAAATCACCGTTCAAGCGTCGGCCGCAACTCCGCACGATAACTCCTCACTTGCTCAATTCCCGAAGGACGATACTTCGGCCGGTGCAGGTGCAAATGCCCGTGAAGTGGACTCTGCCTCGGAGGAGGCACCGGCGGACCTGAtcgacaagaaaaagaagggcTTCTTGGCGTATTTTACGACAAAGGAGTTCTATATCATTCTGATACTTGG ACAGATCTTGGCAATCACAAACACAGCTACTAGTACTTTCAGTACACTCCTTTCAAACGAAGGCACCTCGATTCCGGCTTTCCAGACTTTCTTTAATTATGTGCTTCTGAACATCATGTTCACTCCGTACACCATGTACCGTTATGGCATCAAGGGCTGGGCTCAAATGGTGTGGAAAACCGGCTGGAAAT ATATTATCTTAGCATTTTGCGACGTCGAAGGCAATTATTTCATCGTGCTGGCATACCGGTATACAACCATGCTTAGTGCCCAGTTAATCAATTTCTGGGCCATTGCAGTCGTTGTCATCAtctcgttcttgttcttaCGCGTCCGCTATCACATCACACAAGTCCTGGGTATTCTGGTCTGTATCGGTGGCATGGGCGTCCTGATCGCATCCGACCATATCACCGGCACCAATGGTGGCGATGTCAGTAGTGGCAACCAACTCAAAGGTGATCTGTTCGCCCTCCTAGGCGCAACTTTCTACGGTCTCGCAAACACCGGAGAGGAGTATTTCGTCAGCACAGCGCCTGTCTACGAAGTTCTGGGCCAGATGGCTTTCTGGGGCATGATCATCAACGGCGCCCAGGCCGGCATTTTCGACCGTGCCTCATTCAGGACCGCCACCTGGAACAGCCAAGTCGGTGGTTATCTTGCCGGATACACCCTCTGCCTGACCTTCTTCTACTGCATGGCTCCGCTCCTCTTCCGGCTGTCGTCCgctgctttcttcaacatctccatgCTGACCATGAACTTCTGGGGCGTCATCATCGGCATCAAGGTCTTCCACTATACCATCCACTTCATGTATCCGATCGCCTTCGTGCTTATCATCGTCGGTCAGCTGATCTACTTCCTCGGCCGTCGGGTCCTGGGTGAAGCGCGCAAGCCTTGGCTGGGTAAGAACCAGGAACGTGGTGTATCGGGTCTGTTCACTGCGAAGAGAATGATCGATACTGAGGCTGTCGCACCTAATCATAATCCTAATTCTACGACTCATGATTCTGCCACGGCCAATAATGATTCTCTCACGTCACATACTAGTCCGGTTTAG
- the erg1 gene encoding squalene monooxygenase erg1 (squalene monooxygenase), with protein sequence MATAVPNGHANATQSADTAEERRRVHHDADVVIVGAGVLGCALAVTLGKQGRSVLLLEASMKEPDRIVGELLQPGGVQALERLGLAECLEGIDSIPSYGFYVSYFDKAVTMPYPKETPSSLPPRGRSFHHGRFIMKLREAALACPNVTVVETKATDLITCSHTKQVLGVECQTKGKKDCYFGHLTVVADGYASKFRKQYHTNTPTVKSRFWALELIDTKLPAPNHGHVLLSANPPILLYQIGTHETRILVDIPENLPSASVKNGGVKNHLWNVTLPSLPESVQPAFRAALEKGPLRSMPNSFLPAAQNKTPGLVILGDALNMRHPLTGGGMTVAFNDVLVFRDLLSPEKVPDFADTERVLKQLKSFHWKRKNGSSVINILAMALYALFSANDENLRVLQRGCFHYFDMGMYSEPMGLLGGLIKKPFVLFYHFFTVAFISLWVLLREAPLYQLPWSLIRCVTVFWTACVVIFPYMLIEAFC encoded by the exons ATGGCCACCGCCGTCCCTAACGGCCATGCTAATGCGACCCAGTCCGCCGATACGGCCGAAGAACGCAGACGAGTCCACCACGATGCCGACGTTGTGATCGTGGGCGCAGGAGTGCTAGGATGTGCGCTTGCAGTTACACTGGGAAAACAGGGCCGGAGCGTCCTACTGCTAGAAGCCTCGATGAAGGAGCCGGATCGCATCGTCGGCGAGCTATTGCAGCCCGGTGGTGTCCAGGCCCTGGAGCGGTTAGGCCTAGCAGAGTGTCTGGAGGGGATCGATTCAATCCCCTCTTACGGTTTCTATGTGTCTTATTTTGACAAAGCCGTGACTATGCCTTACCCTAAGGAGACCCCGTCGTCGCTGCCTCCGCGCGGCCGCTCCTTTCACCACGGACGGTTTATCATGAAGCTACGGGAAGCAGCTTTGGCCTGCCCCAATGTTACCGTTGTGGAGACCAAGGCGACGGACCTGATCACTTGCTCTCATACCAAGCAGGTTCTTGGTGTGGAGTGCCAAaccaagggaaaaaaggatTGTTATTTCGGACACCTCACCGTCGTCGCCGACGGCTACGCCTCCAAGTTCCGAAAACAATACCACACCAATACTCCAACGGTCAAGTCCCGGTTCTGGGCTCTCGAGCTAATTGACACGAAACTTCCTGCACCTAACCACGGACACGTCCTCTTAAGTGCAAATCCCCCGATCCTCCTGTACCAGATTGGCACCCACGAGACCCGTATCTTGGTCGACATCCCAGAGAACCTCCCATCTGCGTCAGTCAAGAATGGTGGTGTCAAGAATCACCTATGGAACGTGACCCTACCATCTCTGCCCGAGTCTGTCCAGCCAGCCTTTCGCGCCGCGCTGGAAAAGGGCCCGTTGAGGTCTATGCCGAACTCATTCCTTCCCGCCGCCCAGAACAAAACTCCGGGGCTTGTAATACTGGGCGATGCGCTGAACATGCGGCATCCGTTGACCGGTGGCGGCATGACTGTGGCTTTCAATGATGTACTTGTGTTCCGGGATCTGTTGAGTCCCGAAAAGGTTCCCGATTTTGCAGACACCGAAAGGGTGTTGAAGCAGCTGAAGTCCTTCCACTGGAAGCGAAAAAACGGATCCTCTGTCATCAATATATTGGCCATGGCGTTGTACGCCCTTTTCTCTGCGAATG ATGAAAACCTCCGCGTCCTCCAGCGAGGCTGCTTCCACTACTTCGATATGGGCATGTACTCCGAGCCAATGGGTCTTTTGGGCGGCCTTATCAAAAAGCCCTTTGTACTATTCTACCATTTCTTCACTGTCGCATTCATCTCTCTTTGGGTGCTTCTCCGAGAGGCCCCTCTATACCAACTTCCCTGGTCACTAATCAGATGCGTGACGGTATTCTGGACAGCCTGTGTTGTTATATTCCCCTACATGCTTATTGAAGCATTCTGCTAG
- a CDS encoding PAP/25A associated domain family (S-M checkpoint control protein CID1 and related nucleotidyltransferases): protein MAFFRRRIPYSLGADLLPEEREGLKERLEPEEEKRLTDNMLEVYDRLLPSAESDDRRRQLVRKLERLFNEQWPGRDIKVHVFGSSGNKLCSSDSDVDICITTTYKELEQVCLLAEVLARHGMERVVCVSHAKVPIVKIWDPELQLACDMNVNNTLALDNTRMVRTYVEIDERVRPLAMIIKHWTKRRILCDAGLGGTLSSYTWICLIINFLQTRNPPILPSLQARPHEKKISPEGLVCSFDDDLGNLTGYGRKNKQSLGDLFFQFFKYYGHELDYEKYVVSVREGKLISKEAKGWHLLQNNRLCVEEPFNTSRNLGNTADDTSFRGVHLELRRAFKAASQGDLELCCEQYEYPPEEERSWERPPPQPRPVLTAPPSSRGGRGGGRGGRNSHQYPRGGHNGSRRSSNTPHKSNNFRQASNATKSSASHRETTTCAYPSAIHTVSDASTAGVNRRRQLSLKVRNSEPRSPRNAAPPACLLWHPLPSGCDHGLARQ, encoded by the exons ATGGCGTTCTTCCGGAGAAGGATACCGTATAGCCTGGGTGCCGATTTGCTGccggaggagagggagggtCTCAAGGAACGGTTGGAgccggaggaagagaaaagactCACCGACAATATGTTGGAGGTATATGATCGATTACTGCCGTCTGCGGAGAGTGACGATCGACGACGCCAACTTGTTCGCAAGTTGGAAAGGCTATTCAACGAACAATGGCCTGGTCGGGATATCAAGGTCCACGTTTTTGGGTCGTCAGGGAATAAACTCTGTTCAAGTGACTCGGATG TGGACATCTGTATAACGACGACATATAAGGAGCTCGAGCAGGTCTGTCTGTTAGCGGAGGTTCTTGCACGAC ATGGCATGGAACGGGTCGTTTGTGTATCCCACGCGAAAGTTCCCATCGtgaagatctgggatccAGAATTACAGTTAGCCTGCGATATGAACGTGAACAACACATTGGCATTGGACAATACGCGTATGGTTCGGACCTACGTTGAGATAGACGAGCGTGTGAGGCCGTTGGCTATGATCATCAAACATTGGACGAAACGGAGGATACTCTGCGATGCCG GATTGGGTGGCACATTAAGCTCCTATACATGGATATGCTTGATCATTAACTTCCTCCAAACTCGAAACCCCCCGATTCTCCCCAGTCTTCAGGCTCGACCccatgagaagaagatttcGCCCGAAGGATTGGTCTGCTCATTTGACGATGACCTTGGCAATCTGACTGGATACGGACGGAAAAACAAGCAAAGCTTAGGCGACCTATTTTTTCagttttttaaatattatgGCCACGAGCTCGACTACGAAAAGTATGTTGTATCTGTTCGAGAGGGTAAGCTGATCTCGAAGGAAGCCAAAGGGTGGCACTTACTGCAGAATAATCGCCTCTGCGTGGAGGAGCCTTTCAATACGTCGAGAAACTTGGGAAACACTGCAGATGATACATCCTTCAGAGGCGTACATCTCGAATTACGGAGAGCATTCAAGGCTGCATCACAAGGAGATCTTGAGCTCTGTTGTGAGCAATACGAGTATCCTCCCGAGGAAGAGCGATCGTGGGAgcggcctcctcctcaaccgcGGCCTGTTCTCACAGCGCCTCCGTCTTCCCGGGGCGGTCGTGgtggtggccgtggtggGCGAAATTCGCACCAATACCCTCGTGGTGGTCATAATGGCAGCCGTCGGTCTTCAAATACGCCGCATAAGTCCAATAACTTCCGCCAAGCCAGCAACG CTACAAAATCAAGCGCTTCTCACCGGGAGACCACCACCTGTGCTTATCCGTCAGCCATTCATACAGTTTCCGATGCCTCAACAGCAGGAGTCAACCGGCGACGACAACTCTCGCTCAAGGTCCGGAACAGCGAACCACGCTCCCCACGGAACGCAGCTCCGCCAGCATGTCTACTATGGCACCCCTTACCTTCCGGTTGCGATCACGGGCTTGCAAGGCAGTAG
- a CDS encoding uncharacterized protein (predicted protein) — MSYYEPQGWQAPAARQVSWEQPVPPSRSEVDRAIDNLVKSGKLWSAPRRDSMPMMMGRPFPEYDPRVSNTMSQRHHSISDFDGARMHPNPNLQGFYASQRFQGRPNEVEHMMQAKRRMAAQRERELRNYHQEQQYNRSTW, encoded by the exons ATGTCTTACTACGAACCTCAAGGTTGGCAGGCGCCCGCTGCGCGCCAGGTATCTTGGGAACAACCTGTTCCCCCGTCGCGTTCGG AGGTGGATCGTGCTATCGACAACCTTGTTAAGAGCGGAAAGTTGTGGTCTGCTCCCCGGAGGGACTCGATGCCCATGATGATGGGCCGTCCGTTTCCCGAATACG ATCCCCGTGTGTCCAATACTATGTCCCAGCGTCACCACTCTATTAGCGACTTCGACGGAGCCAGGATGCACCCGAATCCCAACCTTCAGGGGTTCTATGCCTCCCAGCGTTTCCAGGGACGCCCAAATGAAGTAGAGCACATGATGCAAGCAAAGCGTCGGATGGCGGCACAGCGTGAAAGGGAGCTCCGCAACTATCACCAGGAGCAACAGTACAACCGAAGTACGTGGTAG
- a CDS encoding pentatricopeptide repeat protein (predicted protein), with protein sequence MITKPAHGTSAVPSRNALRVLRRLALAGSTVGSFCTVAAITYDVHRRVRVAERIIENKRALQTSAPNYDATSAARRLARMMEVAEAGEFTSMDAFKEEDRKSRQAQTLHVEGEEGRRPDEFGSNVGIGSFENSAQVDAFLDAARLNMAGVMNTKQDIGKLPGCCDFLPPEYTRPTENPNRSSPAIGKTGAFANASESMDSTGTLPKGPNSIPKQMQDLLDRGRPIDAAQLFLDAHPASLNGLSSDRRELAVQTFFVNCKQGNVFIARSIFERLEEVDKVSPRLWKVLMFALARKGCIESVATIYTRYMHKFQLSPDMVDVVLRCLLESHRLTTAKWFLFRHLQFDRDCGLCGAYLSGLWKKTRSIELLNGQLKKILTTLPRLGKDPSDKLFNPVVKAYVEFGRLADAEALVEDMTTTYELPLRCRTKGLLVYGKALACDWQGVEADLQEMHELNLTSRRRDFTPIFDRIFLEYWVSHSGHEIQDFVTRYVDKLNIVPDRILYKHILEAFVEKGDKHMITEFTRMARERGWKVHVNEQEFLEMLRFRRLALEGAPVGFWQMLQAARVKYGQAAASQQILGYDQRSFPIPEVNTMPFTQSPLPWYQRALQDVTPSKPVDQYQKLHKQMTHYMHVGKMTEALKCFQNAKNARFQFKQLHVELAAIATLLEHGLGEARMLVEAEWRGIRHLIRFFPQFFRQIMEVDSASEGELIKMAVLRFYQLCWSNKRMNVKHHITVATSRRLIVHNKPEVAIDLLAAIYMSRYTRTLPFDGVCMKMFLRAFAAMDNLPGIRWCILSGLARGSALNHDLVVEVSRVMGVLNRKFNPDGLSKREASKRAEQLEYLGHIADMLEKKSGGDPLLWELKSNSNVKRSFRRMLKRPLDERRIYKVSDIPETIERWDEEYELEVLLGRIDINPKSIAARWNERVALGQIRAEDLP encoded by the coding sequence ATGATCACCAAGCCTGCCCACGGCACTTCGGCCGTACCTTCTCGCAATGCCCTGCGTGTCCTTCGCAGGCTGGCCCTTGCCGGCTCGACTGTGGGCAGTTTCTGCACCGTTGCGGCTATCACGTACGATGTCCATCGCCGAGTCCGCGTCGCAGAACGTATAATCGAGAATAAACGCGCCCTTCAAACCTCCGCGCCCAATTACGATGCCACTTCCGCGGCGAGACGACTTGCTCGTATGATGGAAGTTGCAGAGGCTGGTGAGTTTACAAGTATGGATGCATTTAAAGAGGAGGATCGGAAATCACGACAAGCGCAGACCTTGCATGTGGAGGGCGAGGAAGGGCGTCGACCTGATGAGTTCGGCTCGAACGTAGGAATTGGATCATTCGAGAACTCAGCCCAGGTCGACGCTTTTCTGGATGCTGCTCGACTCAATATGGCCGGGGTAATGAACACAAAGCAGGATATAGGGAAGCTCCCCGGATGTTGCGACTTTCTTCCGCCTGAATACACGCGACCTACGGAAAACCCCAATAGGTCCAGTCCTGCCATTGGCAAGACCGGTGCCTTTGCAAATGCTTCCGAGTCGATGGATAGCACGGGTACATTGCCGAAAGGACCAAACTCTATCCCGAAACAAATGCAAGATCTTCTCGACCGAGGGCGGCCTATCGACGCAGCGCAGCTATTTTTGGACGCACATCCTGCTTCGCTGAATGGCCTATCATCCGATAGGAGAGAGCTTGCGGTGCAGACTTTCTTTGTCAACTGTAAACAGGGAAATGTATTCATCGCAAGAAGCATCTTTGAGCgcttggaggaggtggacAAGGTCTCACCCAGGCTTTGGAAGGTTCTCATGTTTGCACTAGCACGGAAGGGATGCATAGAATCAGTCGCAACTATCTATACTCGGTACATGCACAAATTTCAGCTCTCGCCGGACATGGTAGATGTGGTGCTACGATGCTTGCTCGAATCACATAGGCTCACAACAGCGAAGTGGTTCCTTTTTAGACATCTACAATTTGACCGGGATTGTGGCTTGTGCGGTGCATACCTGTCAGGCTTGTGGAAAAAAACGAGGAGTATTGAGCTTTTGAACGGGCAGTTGAAAAAGATCTTAACGACGCTTCCCCGTTTGGGAAAGGATCCCAGCGACAAACTGTTCAACCCAGTGGTCAAGGCCTACGTTGAGTTTGGTCGGTTAGCAGACGCTGAAGCTTTGGTGGAAGACATGACGACTACATACGAACTTCCCCTTCGCTGTCGCACAAAAGGCCTCCTCGTGTACGGTAAGGCTCTCGCGTGTGACTGGCAGGGTGTGGAAGCAGACCTTCAGGAGATGCACGAGCTTAATTTAACCTCTCGGCGACGTGACTTCACCCCTATCTTCGATCGCATATTCCTTGAATACTGGGTATCTCATTCGGGGCACGAGATCCAGGACTTCGTCACCCGCTACGTTGATAAGCTCAATATCGTCCCCGATCGGATCCTGTACAAACATATCCTGGAGGCGTTTGTGGAGAAGGGTGACAAGCACATGATAACTGAGTTCACGAGAATGGCACGCGAGCGTGGTTGGAAAGTCCACGTCAATGAGCAAGAGTTCCTTGAGATGCTACGTTTTCGCCGCTTAGCACTTGAGGGAGCGCCCGTGGGTTTCTGGCAAATGCTGCAGGCTGCTCGGGTGAAGTATGGACAGGCTGCTGCCTCACAGCAGATTCTCGGTTACGACCAGCGCTCATTCCCTATACCTGAGGTCAATACGATGCCTTTCACTCAAAGTCCGCTGCCGTGGTATCAGAGAGCACTGCAGGATGTGACACCGTCAAAGCCCGTTGATCAGTACCAAAAGCTCCATAAACAGATGACACATTACATGCATGTTGGGAAGATGACAGAAGCTCTAAAGTGCTTCCAAAATGCGAAGAATGCACGATTCCAATTCAAACAGCTTCACGTCGAGTTGGCTGCCATTGCGACTCTTCTTGAGCACGGCCTCGGCGAAGCTCGCATGCTTGTCGAAGCTGAGTGGCGGGGCATCCGACATCTCATTCGATTTTTCCCTCAGTTCTTCCGTCAGATCATGGAGGTGGACTCTGCGTCGGAAGGGGAGCTGATCAAGATGGCCGTCCTTCGATTTTACCAGCTCTGCTGGTCGAACAAGCGAATGAATGTCAAACATCATATTACGGTGGCCACCAGCAGACGGTTAATTGTGCATAACAAGCCGGAGGTAGCCATAGATCTCTTAGCGGCCATTTACATGTCCCGCTATACTCGCACATTACCCTTCGATGGGGTCTGCATGAAAATGTTTCTGCGTGCGTTCGCTGCTATGGATAACCTTCCCGGAATACGATGGTGCATCCTATCTGGCCTTGCTCGGGGCAGTGCACTTAATCATGATCTTGTTGTCGAAGTCAGCCGCGTCATGGGAGTATTAAATCGCAAGTTCAATCCTGACGGCCTCTCCAAGAGGGAAGCGTCCAAACGGGCCGAACAATTGGAGTATCTCGGACATATCGCCGACATGCTTGAGAAGAAGAGTGGAGGTGATCCTCTATTATGGGAACTCAAAAGCAATTCTAATGTGAAGCGGTCCTTCCGGCGGATGCTGAAACGGCCTCTTGACGAGAGGCGGATATATAAGGTATCTGATATTCCGGAGACGATCGAGAGATGGGACGAAGAATACGAATTAGAGGTACTTCTGGGTCGAATTGATATCAACCCGAAGTCCATCGCTGCTCGATGGAATGAGCGAGTGGCCTTAGGGCAAATACGAGCCGAAGATTTGCCGTGA